A DNA window from Planctomycetaceae bacterium contains the following coding sequences:
- a CDS encoding tetratricopeptide repeat protein: MVSDPKENVTLRQARKLIRAKQYPEAVAFLTAALTETVGDRQLLELLGTTHFLAGSHEDARAAFEKLTRADPMYAGGWVNLGAVCNVLGDFRRATEVLRKAIQRDRHCASAYYNLGIAQKGMQQPDMAISAYREAVKLDASLAEAWLNLGNLYMDTSKFKAAVDAFSKGLQASPNSAKLKHRLTKAEESMAGTRRVDPPFGRLVNEEELAKRQARSRRRDLDAATRNHEREEIRAIVKELRHNVRPIVPLLDETLHRELHLLHLAVVEKDTRGESPAAYDAMQQTIQDLDAYRAKMVEVTGEIRAHLKRTDPGL, encoded by the coding sequence ATGGTGTCCGATCCGAAAGAAAACGTCACGTTGCGACAGGCTCGTAAGCTGATCCGTGCGAAGCAGTATCCTGAGGCCGTTGCGTTTCTGACGGCGGCTTTGACCGAAACCGTCGGTGACCGGCAATTGCTGGAACTCCTTGGCACAACTCACTTCCTTGCCGGCAGCCACGAAGATGCCCGGGCCGCGTTCGAGAAACTGACCCGAGCCGACCCGATGTACGCCGGAGGCTGGGTCAATCTGGGAGCCGTCTGCAACGTGCTGGGTGACTTCCGCCGTGCGACGGAAGTTCTGAGGAAGGCCATTCAGCGAGACCGCCACTGCGCTTCGGCCTACTACAATCTGGGAATCGCTCAAAAGGGAATGCAGCAGCCGGACATGGCGATTTCGGCCTACCGCGAAGCCGTCAAGCTGGATGCGTCTCTGGCGGAGGCATGGCTGAACCTGGGCAACCTGTACATGGACACCAGCAAGTTCAAGGCGGCCGTTGACGCGTTTTCAAAGGGACTGCAGGCGTCTCCGAATTCCGCGAAGCTGAAACACCGTCTGACCAAAGCCGAAGAATCCATGGCCGGAACGCGCCGTGTCGATCCGCCGTTCGGTCGCCTGGTCAACGAGGAGGAGCTCGCGAAACGACAGGCACGATCGCGTCGCCGCGACCTCGACGCCGCCACACGAAACCACGAACGCGAAGAAATTCGAGCGATCGTTAAGGAACTGCGCCACAACGTTCGCCCGATCGTGCCGCTGCTGGACGAAACCCTGCATCGCGAACTGCACCTGCTGCATCTGGCGGTGGTCGAAAAAGACACCCGCGGCGAATCTCCGGCGGCCTATGACGCGATGCAGCAGACGATCCAGGACCTCGATGCGTACCGGGCAAAGATGGTGGAAGTCACCGGCGAGATCCGCGCGCACCTGAAACGCACCGATCCCGGCCTGTAG
- a CDS encoding alkaline phosphatase, whose product MTCGTVTEHNTAVAGDVVRDLQKQAIEQGTAAFGHWGTDPAKYTQWKTHSNRLIPVYTFGTRGAGKGIDLDSYRGANSPYRDEVKVMRMYGRVPERTVDPSADWMDQTNITDIQRAAAAAGRKYIFLVVFDGMDWQTTRAAAIVNEGAVSYSEGRGRGTHFQTYEADGTAQFHYMVTSPHNEGTDVDVDTQTVRNPGGTIFGGYDASAGGTTPWADPADVGYLIGQPSERNAKHAYTDSSSSATSMTAGIKTYNNSVNVGPGG is encoded by the coding sequence GTGACATGCGGAACAGTGACCGAACACAACACCGCGGTCGCCGGCGATGTCGTGCGTGACCTGCAGAAACAGGCCATCGAACAGGGCACCGCGGCATTCGGCCACTGGGGCACCGATCCGGCGAAGTACACACAGTGGAAGACACATTCCAACCGGCTGATTCCCGTGTACACGTTTGGCACAAGAGGCGCCGGCAAGGGAATCGACCTGGATTCCTATCGCGGAGCCAACAGTCCGTATCGCGATGAAGTGAAGGTCATGCGCATGTATGGCCGCGTTCCGGAACGGACGGTCGATCCTTCGGCCGACTGGATGGATCAGACCAACATCACCGACATTCAGCGCGCGGCTGCGGCAGCCGGGCGCAAGTACATCTTTCTTGTCGTTTTCGACGGCATGGACTGGCAGACGACTCGCGCGGCAGCCATCGTCAATGAAGGCGCTGTCAGCTATTCCGAAGGCAGGGGCCGGGGAACACACTTCCAGACCTATGAAGCCGACGGGACGGCACAGTTCCACTACATGGTCACCAGCCCTCACAATGAAGGCACTGACGTCGACGTCGATACGCAGACTGTTCGCAATCCGGGAGGAACGATCTTCGGTGGCTACGACGCTTCCGCCGGTGGAACCACGCCGTGGGCGGATCCCGCCGACGTCGGATATCTGATCGGACAGCCATCGGAGCGAAACGCGAAGCACGCCTACACCGATTCCTCATCGTCCGCCACCAGCATGACCGCAGGCATCAAGACCTATAACAATAGCGTGAACGTCGGTCCCGGCGGAG